A single region of the Armatimonadota bacterium genome encodes:
- a CDS encoding flagellar biosynthetic protein FliR codes for MDPVWASTQLFWTFLVVLFRVAGLMVTAPVFGSPSVPVPVKLGFSTAFALALTPSALGKVGAPPDDWLSLVGVLLSETLVGMLIGYLVSLFFSAVQMAGAFLDMQVGYGIYQLINPFAPAPASLLAQFHTLLLMVVYLQVNAHHWLIGALAESFAAVPVGGVSLNAARLQPVFSDVIAQIFLLALRIAAPATAVLIVVDAALAIVSRAVPQMPVFFVGAPAKIAMGLVTLAIVLPLVANVFVNTLPIAAQEVLNLLRAIAR; via the coding sequence ATGGACCCTGTTTGGGCATCTACTCAACTCTTCTGGACGTTTCTGGTGGTGCTGTTTCGGGTCGCCGGGCTGATGGTCACCGCGCCCGTGTTCGGCAGCCCCAGTGTACCTGTGCCCGTCAAATTAGGCTTTAGCACCGCCTTTGCGCTCGCGCTCACCCCCTCTGCACTGGGCAAGGTAGGTGCACCACCCGATGACTGGCTGAGCCTCGTGGGCGTCCTGCTGAGCGAAACGCTGGTGGGAATGCTCATCGGCTATCTGGTGTCGCTCTTCTTCAGCGCGGTGCAGATGGCGGGGGCGTTTCTAGACATGCAGGTGGGCTACGGCATCTACCAGCTGATCAATCCTTTCGCACCTGCCCCCGCCTCGCTACTGGCGCAGTTCCATACCCTTTTGCTGATGGTGGTATACCTGCAAGTGAACGCCCACCACTGGCTGATTGGCGCGCTGGCGGAGTCTTTTGCGGCAGTACCTGTCGGTGGGGTATCGCTGAACGCCGCACGTTTACAGCCCGTGTTTTCCGACGTCATCGCGCAGATATTCCTGCTGGCGTTGCGCATCGCTGCTCCGGCGACGGCGGTATTGATTGTGGTGGATGCGGCTTTAGCCATCGTGTCGCGTGCGGTTCCACAGATGCCGGTGTTCTTCGTAGGCGCACCCGCCAAAATCGCGATGGGGCTGGTCACCTTAGCCATCGTGCTGCCGCTGGTGGCGAACGTGTTCGTGAACACCTTGCCTATCGCGGCGCAGGAGGTGTTGAACCTGTTGAGGGCGATAGCAAGGTAA
- the fliQ gene encoding flagellar biosynthetic protein FliQ, with product MTEAQVLEVGRQALWVLVQIALPVLIFGMVAGVLVSLFQAVTQIQEVTLTFVPKIAAVVIALVIFGPWMLATMVAFTVRLFSFVPQ from the coding sequence ATGACCGAAGCCCAGGTGTTAGAAGTCGGACGACAAGCCTTATGGGTACTGGTGCAGATTGCCCTGCCCGTGCTGATATTTGGCATGGTAGCAGGGGTGCTGGTGAGCCTGTTTCAGGCGGTGACGCAGATACAGGAGGTGACGCTGACCTTTGTGCCCAAGATTGCCGCAGTGGTGATTGCGCTGGTGATTTTCGGTCCCTGGATGCTCGCCACAATGGTGGCGTTCACGGTGCGGCTCTTCTCCTTTGTGCCACAGTAG
- the fliP gene encoding flagellar biosynthetic protein FliP: protein MWRRAHNWFFILLVMGMASCAWAQMPVAVPRVSVQVGTAQNPKDVAVTLQVLILMTLLTLAPALLIMTTAFTRIVIVLSFLRTAIGTPTIPPNQVVIGISLFLTFFVMAPVFNDINRNALQPYLDNRISFQQALSNAEKPLRAFMLRQTYEKDLQLFINLSKPKQPPRTPDDVPITTVIPAFILSELKTAFIIGFYIYIPFLIIDLFVASTLMSMGMMMLPPIVISLPFKLLVFILANGWTLLIGSLAAGFQ, encoded by the coding sequence ATGTGGCGCAGGGCACACAACTGGTTCTTTATCCTACTGGTAATGGGCATGGCATCGTGTGCATGGGCGCAGATGCCTGTAGCGGTGCCGCGCGTCTCGGTACAGGTGGGCACCGCACAGAACCCCAAAGATGTGGCGGTCACCCTGCAAGTGCTGATTCTGATGACCCTGCTTACACTCGCACCTGCACTGCTCATCATGACCACCGCTTTCACGCGCATTGTCATTGTGCTGTCTTTCTTGCGCACTGCCATCGGCACGCCCACCATTCCTCCCAATCAGGTGGTGATTGGCATCAGCCTGTTCCTCACCTTCTTTGTGATGGCGCCCGTGTTCAATGACATAAACCGCAACGCCCTGCAGCCATACCTCGACAACCGTATCAGCTTTCAGCAGGCGCTGAGCAACGCGGAGAAACCGCTTCGCGCTTTCATGCTGCGCCAGACTTATGAGAAAGACCTGCAGCTGTTTATCAACCTGAGCAAGCCCAAGCAACCGCCCCGCACCCCCGACGATGTGCCGATTACCACTGTCATCCCTGCTTTCATTCTGAGCGAGCTGAAGACGGCATTTATCATCGGCTTTTATATCTACATCCCGTTCCTGATTATCGATCTGTTCGTCGCCAGCACGCTGATGAGCATGGGCATGATGATGCTACCACCGATTGTCATCTCCCTGCCGTTCAAGCTGCTGGTGTTCATCCTGGCAAACGGCTGGACGTTGTTGATTGGCTCGCTGGCGGCGGGGTTTCAGTGA
- a CDS encoding type III pantothenate kinase, which produces MLLALDVGNTNIVVGVFEEQQLVEHWRVRTDRERTADEHGLLMTHLLQYASLSPNNISGVIISCVVPPMTDALQGMARRFFHVEPIFVSHELELGVPIRYHDPREVGADRLVNAVAALHKYGAPAIVVDFGTATTLDVISPEGEYLGGCIMAGIGISAEALFRTAARLPRIELVAPEHVIGRTTVEAMQSGIMLGYAGAIDALVERIHKEMGCPTTVIATGGLAERIAAETRTIQHVDPWLTLEGLRLIWERVTGGC; this is translated from the coding sequence ATGCTACTCGCGCTGGATGTGGGTAATACCAACATTGTGGTAGGGGTCTTCGAGGAACAGCAACTGGTCGAACACTGGCGTGTACGCACTGACCGCGAACGCACTGCCGATGAACACGGATTGCTGATGACCCATCTGCTCCAGTATGCCTCCCTTTCTCCTAACAACATCAGCGGTGTGATCATCTCCTGCGTGGTTCCTCCCATGACCGATGCCCTGCAGGGGATGGCAAGGCGTTTCTTCCACGTGGAGCCCATATTCGTCTCGCACGAACTGGAACTGGGCGTGCCCATCCGCTATCATGACCCGCGCGAGGTGGGTGCAGACCGTCTGGTCAACGCGGTGGCGGCTCTCCACAAGTACGGTGCACCTGCGATTGTGGTGGACTTTGGCACGGCGACCACTCTGGATGTGATTTCCCCAGAGGGCGAGTACCTGGGCGGATGTATCATGGCGGGCATCGGTATCTCGGCGGAGGCGCTGTTCCGCACCGCCGCTCGCCTGCCGCGTATCGAGCTGGTCGCCCCCGAACATGTGATCGGTCGTACGACGGTGGAAGCCATGCAGTCGGGCATCATGCTGGGTTACGCAGGAGCCATCGACGCGCTGGTAGAGCGCATTCACAAGGAGATGGGCTGCCCCACAACGGTCATCGCCACGGGGGGATTGGCGGAGCGCATCGCCGCCGAAACCCGCACCATCCAGCATGTAGACCCCTGGCTGACTCTGGAGGGGTTGAGGCTCATCTGGGAACGAGTCACCGGAGGTTGCTAA
- the glmM gene encoding phosphoglucosamine mutase, producing MGELFGTDGVRGVANRDLTPLLAMQLGMAAAAVLGNGNHAPQVLVGRDTRLSGDMLEGALVAGLCSAGAKVILLGIVPTPAVAYCTRYSQGDAGAVISASHNPFEDNGIKFFGTEGYKLPDDLECRIEELIRDWESIPRASREHIGNVQRDNGLIDQYIAHLIASAGCSLKGMRVVVDAANGAAYSIAPRVLSQLGAEVIPIHCSPDGININAGCGSLHTQSMRQTVQEQHADVGLSFDGDADRVILSDEHGNEIDGDRILAMSAVYLKQAGRLRHNVLVATIMSNLGLEEAMKRHGIRMERTRVGDRYVAEQMRQMDAVLGGEQSGHIIFAEYSTTGDGLLTALQVLALMQRTGKPLSELAQVMDQYPQMIRNVRVRDKHAWQRYERGQEVEARALEQLGSPSRVNIRPSGTEPVVRIMLEATDLARMEQAADELEKIVLQVCGAPEE from the coding sequence ATGGGGGAGCTATTTGGAACCGATGGGGTGCGCGGCGTTGCCAACCGCGATTTGACCCCCCTTTTAGCAATGCAGCTGGGTATGGCAGCAGCAGCTGTTCTGGGCAATGGCAATCACGCCCCGCAGGTTCTGGTGGGGCGTGATACTCGTCTGTCCGGCGATATGCTCGAGGGGGCTCTGGTGGCAGGATTGTGCTCCGCCGGGGCGAAGGTCATTCTGCTCGGCATCGTGCCTACCCCTGCGGTGGCTTACTGCACCAGGTACTCTCAGGGGGACGCAGGGGCGGTCATCTCCGCGTCCCACAACCCCTTTGAAGATAACGGTATCAAGTTTTTCGGCACCGAGGGATACAAACTGCCCGACGACCTGGAGTGCCGGATAGAGGAGCTCATCAGAGACTGGGAAAGTATTCCCCGCGCCAGCCGGGAACACATCGGCAACGTGCAGCGTGACAATGGACTGATAGACCAGTATATTGCCCACCTCATTGCCAGCGCGGGGTGCTCACTGAAGGGGATGCGTGTCGTGGTGGATGCTGCGAACGGTGCCGCTTACAGTATCGCGCCGCGAGTGCTCTCGCAGTTGGGGGCGGAGGTCATCCCCATCCACTGTAGCCCGGACGGTATCAACATCAATGCCGGATGCGGTTCGTTGCATACTCAGAGTATGCGTCAGACTGTTCAGGAGCAACACGCCGATGTAGGGCTCTCTTTTGACGGCGATGCGGACAGGGTCATCCTGAGCGACGAGCACGGCAACGAGATAGATGGCGACCGCATCCTGGCGATGAGCGCAGTCTATCTGAAGCAAGCCGGACGCCTCCGTCACAATGTGCTGGTGGCTACCATCATGAGCAACCTGGGACTGGAGGAGGCAATGAAGAGGCACGGTATCCGCATGGAGCGTACCCGAGTGGGAGACCGTTATGTCGCCGAGCAGATGCGCCAGATGGATGCCGTGCTGGGCGGCGAGCAGTCGGGACATATCATCTTTGCGGAATACTCCACTACCGGAGATGGCTTGTTGACCGCTTTGCAGGTACTGGCGCTCATGCAGCGTACCGGCAAGCCCCTTTCCGAACTGGCGCAGGTGATGGACCAGTATCCGCAAATGATACGCAACGTGCGCGTGCGCGACAAGCATGCCTGGCAGCGGTACGAGCGAGGCCAGGAGGTGGAAGCGAGAGCACTGGAGCAGCTCGGTAGCCCCTCACGGGTGAACATTCGCCCTTCGGGTACCGAACCAGTAGTGCGCATCATGCTGGAGGCGACCGATCTCGCTCGCATGGAGCAGGCAGCGGATGAACTGGAGAAGATAGTGCTGCAGGTGTGCGGCGCGCCCGAGGAGTGA
- the hrcA gene encoding heat-inducible transcription repressor HrcA, whose product MHRLDERKAFILQAVVQDYVATAEPVGSEAVVERYGLRVSSATVRNEMAEMAEMGYLRQPHVSAGRIPSDLGYRYYVENLMKPVPFSRLFSPRQTSLFSPTNPEVGEVERLLQATCRLLAEITHYASVATAPETDVVSIRHILLSQPAADKLLLVVVASSGQVEHRLIAVPERLSEHQMALLDKMLQERYAMRPVRELLHAEPLVVPPEMLSVEPVWKLTEQAAQDCIESLSQQEVFLEGLQHILEQPEFRQVERLYPVISLLERPQMLMRLLQRVEASGKVQVIIGEENPLPEMRCCSFVASSYRIGDRIAGTVSVWGPTRMHYEVATSAVEYIANALSHVLTQISVSS is encoded by the coding sequence ATGCACCGGCTGGATGAACGCAAAGCCTTCATCTTACAGGCAGTCGTGCAGGACTACGTTGCGACCGCCGAACCGGTTGGTTCGGAGGCAGTGGTAGAGCGCTACGGTTTGCGCGTCAGCTCTGCCACCGTGCGCAACGAGATGGCGGAGATGGCAGAGATGGGCTACTTGCGTCAACCGCACGTCTCGGCGGGAAGGATCCCTTCTGACCTGGGCTACCGCTACTACGTGGAGAACCTGATGAAACCGGTGCCGTTCAGCAGATTGTTCTCTCCTCGTCAGACCAGCCTGTTTTCGCCTACCAACCCGGAGGTGGGCGAAGTGGAAAGGCTTCTGCAAGCCACTTGTCGCCTGCTTGCGGAGATTACTCACTACGCTTCGGTAGCGACTGCCCCGGAGACAGACGTGGTCTCGATACGCCATATTCTGCTGTCTCAGCCTGCTGCCGATAAGCTGCTGCTGGTAGTGGTTGCCAGTAGCGGGCAGGTGGAGCATCGGCTCATCGCTGTGCCGGAGCGGTTGAGCGAACACCAGATGGCTCTTCTGGACAAGATGTTGCAGGAGCGCTATGCCATGCGCCCCGTGCGTGAACTGCTCCATGCGGAGCCTCTGGTGGTGCCGCCTGAAATGCTCTCTGTGGAGCCGGTGTGGAAGCTGACAGAACAGGCAGCGCAGGACTGCATCGAATCGCTGAGCCAGCAGGAGGTCTTTCTGGAGGGTTTGCAGCATATCCTGGAGCAGCCGGAGTTCCGACAGGTGGAGCGCTTGTATCCGGTGATTTCGCTGTTAGAGCGTCCGCAGATGCTCATGCGTCTGCTGCAAAGGGTGGAAGCATCGGGTAAAGTGCAGGTGATTATTGGTGAAGAGAATCCCCTGCCGGAGATGCGCTGTTGCAGTTTTGTGGCATCTTCTTATCGAATAGGTGATCGCATTGCAGGCACGGTGTCAGTGTGGGGACCGACCCGTATGCACTACGAAGTGGCGACATCAGCCGTCGAATACATTGCCAATGCACTGTCGCACGTGCTGACACAAATCAGTGTGAGCTCGTGA
- a CDS encoding metallophosphoesterase, giving the protein MSDVVRVLFLGDIVGRAGRHAVQHCLPFLKKEFAPDIVIANGENAAGGIGITAEIATQLLGYGIDVLTTGNHAWKEKAVYTYLDAEPRILRPANYPPGAPGRGWAIYPAGEHQLAVVNLSGRVFMDLVDCPFRAIDAILEEVLRATRLVLVDFHAEATSEAQAFGWYVDGRCSAVIGTHTHVQTADARILPQGTAYITDAGMCGALDSVIGMQVEQVVQKFRSQLPVKFEAARGRPAVQGVFVETNADTGRACQIQRFQALPDSDGIILRAEQGLPPESGHSTQTR; this is encoded by the coding sequence ATGAGCGACGTGGTGCGTGTACTGTTTCTGGGCGACATCGTGGGCAGAGCAGGGCGCCACGCGGTTCAGCATTGCCTGCCCTTTTTAAAAAAGGAGTTTGCCCCCGACATCGTGATTGCTAACGGGGAAAACGCAGCCGGGGGCATCGGCATCACCGCCGAAATTGCCACGCAACTGCTGGGATACGGCATCGACGTGCTGACCACGGGCAATCATGCGTGGAAGGAAAAGGCGGTGTACACCTATCTGGATGCCGAGCCACGTATTCTGCGCCCTGCCAACTATCCGCCGGGCGCACCGGGGCGTGGATGGGCAATCTACCCGGCAGGGGAACACCAGCTGGCGGTGGTCAACCTCAGCGGAAGGGTGTTCATGGACCTGGTGGATTGCCCCTTTCGGGCGATAGATGCTATACTGGAAGAGGTACTGCGTGCCACCCGGCTGGTGCTGGTGGACTTCCACGCGGAAGCCACCTCGGAGGCGCAGGCGTTTGGCTGGTATGTGGACGGACGATGTAGTGCGGTCATCGGCACGCACACACACGTACAGACAGCCGACGCTCGCATCCTGCCGCAGGGAACGGCGTATATTACCGACGCGGGCATGTGTGGTGCGCTGGACTCGGTGATAGGAATGCAGGTGGAGCAGGTGGTACAGAAGTTCCGCTCGCAGTTACCGGTGAAGTTCGAGGCGGCACGCGGTCGCCCGGCAGTGCAGGGCGTGTTTGTAGAGACCAATGCCGACACCGGTCGTGCCTGCCAGATACAGCGATTTCAAGCATTGCCTGACTCAGACGGCATCATCTTGCGTGCTGAGCAAGGGCTACCACCCGAATCAGGGCACTCTACGCAAACGAGGTGA
- the rny gene encoding ribonuclease Y encodes MDIFIGTITGLVVAAAATFILWRTLILPKENEVQARLAQLQQEREETLKQIDAIKKEAVLEAKEEAYRIRAEAERENREKRAEIQRIERRLAHKEETLDRRLEGVERRERQLVAREAEIENLRREAEALVEQQQRELQRISGLTPEEAKQIFLRGIEETARQEAAHLIREIEEEARREGERRAREILIDAMQRCAVDQVTETTVSVVPLPSDEMKGRIIGREGRNIRSFEIATGVDLIIDDTPEAVVLSCFDPIRREVARIALTNLIADGRIHPARIEEVVEKAREEVERRIWEAGERAVLETGVTGLAPELVKMLGKMRYRTSYGQNVLAHSVEVAHLCGVLASELGVNVSLAKRAGLLHDIGKVADHEQEGPHALLTIEILRRYGEPEEVANAAGAHHFDVEPASIEALIVAIADSLSAARPGARREMLENYVKRVQSLEKIADSFPGVEKAFAVQAGREVRLIVKPEQVDDLEAMRLAREIANKIEQEMEYPGQIKVTVIRETRAVEYAR; translated from the coding sequence ATGGATATATTCATTGGTACCATCACGGGTTTGGTGGTGGCAGCCGCCGCCACGTTCATCCTATGGCGAACGCTGATACTACCGAAGGAGAACGAGGTCCAGGCGCGTCTTGCTCAACTACAGCAAGAGCGCGAGGAGACACTCAAGCAGATAGACGCAATCAAAAAAGAAGCTGTGCTGGAGGCGAAAGAAGAAGCCTACCGCATCCGCGCCGAGGCGGAACGTGAGAACCGCGAAAAACGCGCGGAGATACAGAGGATAGAGCGAAGACTGGCTCATAAGGAAGAGACCCTTGACCGGCGCCTGGAGGGTGTAGAGCGGAGGGAGAGGCAGCTGGTTGCCAGAGAAGCAGAGATAGAGAACCTGCGCCGCGAAGCAGAGGCTCTGGTAGAACAGCAGCAACGGGAGCTGCAGCGTATCTCCGGCTTGACCCCGGAAGAGGCGAAGCAGATATTCCTGCGCGGCATCGAGGAGACCGCTCGTCAGGAGGCGGCTCACCTGATTCGCGAGATCGAAGAGGAAGCCCGTCGTGAAGGGGAGCGGCGCGCTCGTGAGATATTGATTGACGCCATGCAACGGTGTGCCGTAGACCAGGTGACCGAGACGACCGTCTCGGTGGTGCCTTTACCTAGCGACGAGATGAAGGGGCGCATCATCGGGCGAGAGGGGCGCAACATCCGCTCCTTCGAGATTGCGACAGGCGTGGACCTGATTATCGACGACACGCCGGAAGCGGTAGTGCTTTCGTGCTTTGATCCTATTCGGCGGGAGGTAGCGCGTATCGCGCTGACCAATCTCATCGCGGACGGACGAATCCACCCGGCGCGCATCGAAGAGGTCGTCGAGAAGGCACGCGAGGAGGTGGAACGGCGCATCTGGGAAGCAGGTGAGCGCGCGGTGCTGGAGACAGGTGTAACCGGATTGGCACCGGAGCTCGTCAAAATGCTGGGGAAGATGCGCTATCGCACTAGCTACGGGCAGAACGTGCTGGCGCACAGTGTGGAGGTGGCTCATCTCTGCGGCGTGCTTGCCAGTGAACTGGGCGTGAATGTCTCACTGGCAAAGCGGGCAGGTCTGTTGCACGATATCGGCAAAGTGGCAGACCATGAGCAGGAAGGACCACACGCACTGCTGACCATAGAAATCCTGCGTCGGTACGGTGAGCCGGAAGAGGTGGCAAACGCGGCGGGTGCGCATCACTTCGATGTCGAACCTGCCAGCATCGAAGCGCTCATTGTGGCGATAGCGGACTCGCTGTCGGCAGCGCGACCGGGCGCACGGCGTGAAATGCTGGAAAACTACGTGAAGCGGGTACAGAGTTTGGAAAAAATCGCCGACTCCTTCCCCGGCGTCGAGAAGGCGTTCGCTGTGCAGGCAGGACGAGAGGTGCGCCTCATCGTCAAGCCCGAGCAAGTAGACGACCTGGAGGCGATGCGTTTGGCGCGTGAAATCGCGAACAAGATCGAGCAGGAGATGGAGTATCCCGGACAGATTAAGGTGACGGTCATCCGCGAGACGCGCGCCGTGGAGTACGCGCGATGA
- the recA gene encoding protein RecA, producing the protein METAQKQKVLEQALTQIEKQFGKGSVMRLGDAARMQIEAIPTGSIALDMAIGVGGVPRGRIVEIYGTESSGKTTLALQIIAEAQKRGGICAFVDAEHALDPEYARAIGVQIDQLYVSQPGTGEEALEIMDALIRTGAIDVVVLDSVAALVPRAEIEGDMGDAHVGMQARLMSQALRKIGGSVSKTGTVAIFINQLREKIGIAYGNPETTPGGRALKFWASVRLEVRRVDTIKQGTEVIGARTRVKVVKNKVAPPFKQAEFDILFGKGISRVGGILDLGVESGIITKSGTWFTYGDIRLGQGRENARTFLEEHPDIADEIEARIRSGGAVPTASAAPLEEIAEAVE; encoded by the coding sequence GTGGAAACCGCACAGAAGCAAAAGGTTCTGGAACAGGCGCTGACTCAGATAGAGAAGCAGTTTGGCAAAGGCTCCGTCATGCGGCTGGGCGATGCCGCCCGCATGCAAATTGAAGCCATTCCCACAGGCTCCATCGCGCTGGATATGGCTATCGGCGTTGGTGGGGTGCCGCGGGGACGCATTGTGGAAATCTACGGTACGGAGTCTTCGGGCAAAACCACCCTCGCCCTGCAGATTATCGCTGAGGCACAGAAGCGTGGTGGGATTTGTGCTTTCGTGGACGCCGAGCACGCTCTGGACCCCGAGTATGCTCGCGCGATAGGCGTGCAGATAGACCAGCTGTACGTCTCGCAACCGGGCACCGGCGAAGAGGCGCTGGAGATTATGGACGCACTGATTCGCACCGGCGCGATTGACGTGGTCGTGCTCGACTCAGTGGCGGCACTGGTTCCCCGTGCGGAGATCGAAGGCGATATGGGCGATGCGCACGTGGGGATGCAGGCGCGATTGATGAGCCAGGCACTGCGTAAAATCGGTGGTTCAGTGTCCAAGACGGGTACGGTAGCGATTTTCATCAACCAGCTGCGTGAGAAAATCGGCATTGCCTACGGCAATCCCGAGACCACACCCGGTGGGCGTGCGCTGAAGTTCTGGGCAAGCGTGCGTTTGGAAGTACGCCGCGTGGACACCATCAAGCAAGGCACAGAGGTCATCGGTGCACGCACGCGCGTGAAGGTGGTGAAGAACAAAGTGGCTCCTCCCTTCAAGCAAGCGGAGTTCGACATCCTCTTTGGCAAGGGCATTTCGCGCGTGGGTGGCATCCTGGACCTGGGTGTGGAAAGCGGCATCATTACCAAATCGGGCACTTGGTTCACCTACGGCGACATCCGTCTGGGGCAGGGGCGGGAAAACGCTCGCACTTTTCTGGAGGAACACCCCGACATCGCCGATGAGATTGAAGCCCGTATCCGTTCGGGGGGAGCGGTACCCACAGCCTCTGCAGCTCCCCTAGAGGAAATCGCAGAAGCTGTCGAGTAA